The following proteins come from a genomic window of Bradysia coprophila strain Holo2 unplaced genomic scaffold, BU_Bcop_v1 contig_138, whole genome shotgun sequence:
- the LOC119073650 gene encoding uncharacterized protein LOC119073650: protein MFNEIKMSFKEPKINSSHPPRDSCLEKTLSEKPLIRIQSMPQSCEKPNNRVKQTHDVLSEKERSCTGFPQNKRHFEIKSNEVIQRDYSFNLRIQTTYQRHFNNTADVRLGYCSNRPIEERHRYFKGCQRFQDHALQMIKLRNASSAGKYKSNKSQRISEYMAETSHIGGAIMKSGIHNHLKCANKNCTHFITFR, encoded by the exons atgttcaatgaaataaaaatgagcTTCAAAGAACCGAAAATCAATTCATCTCATCCTCCTAGGGACTCGTGCCTGGAAAAAACTTTAAGTGaaa AACCGCTGATCCGTATTCAATCCATGCCACAATCCTGCGAAAAGCCTAACAATCGAGTCAAACAAACCCACGACGTACTCTCGGAAAAAGAGCGAAGTTGTACTGGCTTTCCTCAAAATAAAcgacattttgaaattaaatcaaatgaagtgaTACAAAGGGACTACTCATTCAATCTTAGAATTCAGACAACTTACCAACGACACTTTAATAATACGGCTGACGTGAGATTGGGATATTGTAGCAACAGACCGATTGAGGAGCGTCATCGATATTTCAAAGGATGTCAAAGGTTTCAAGATCACGCATTACAAATGATAAAGTTACGGAATGCTTCTTCCGCTGGAAAGTATAAAAGTAACAAATCACAAAGAATATCGGAATATATGGCTGAGACGAGTCACATCGGAGGTGCGATCATGAAAAGCGGTATTCATAATCATTTAAAATGTGCTAACAAGAATTGCACTCATTTTATTACTTTTCGATAA